In Actinoplanes octamycinicus, the genomic window CGCTGTGGCCCGATACTCGGGGGCGATGTATGCGCCCGCCGCCTCGGCCCGGAGTTGACCTGGCAGCCGCTGATCCGGGCGTTTGGCCTGGTCGCCGTGCCGCTGCCGGTCAAGCTGCCGGCTCCGCCGATCGTCTGCTGTTGGCACCAGCGCTACGACACCGACCCGGCACACATCTGGTTGCGCGACCGCGTCCGGGCCGCGTTCACCACGGTCCTCACCCGGGGACCGGCGGGAACGACATGTGAGGGGAGAGTGAGGGCCTTATTCTCACGTGCGTAGGGACCGTTTCGCCATGATCTGGGTCCTCGCGGACGGTTTGAGGAGGTAGGTCATGTCGGTGGTGGCGGTGCTTTCGGACCTCGAGGGCTGGCTGGCGCGCCATGCTCCGCGTACGCATGCGATGGTGAATCCGCCGGCCACGCCGGACCAGCTCGGTGCGCTCGAAGCAGCCCTCGGATTTCCGCTGGTGCCCGAGGTCGGCGCCGCCCTGCGCTGGCACAACGGCACGGAGGAGGACTCCGGAGGCTTCGAGCTGGTGCCGACGTTCTGGATGCTCAGTGCCGAGTCCATCGCGGCTGATGCCCGGCGGCTCAACGCGAGCGCCGCGGCATACGCTCGCGACGAGTGGAGCGACCGGTGGGTTCCCGTCGCCGCCGACCGTGGTGGCGCCTACGTGCTGGTCGACCATGGCGACAGCCCGGACCGGGGACGGGTCTTCACCTGGGACCCGGAGAGCGGC contains:
- a CDS encoding SMI1/KNR4 family protein: MSVVAVLSDLEGWLARHAPRTHAMVNPPATPDQLGALEAALGFPLVPEVGAALRWHNGTEEDSGGFELVPTFWMLSAESIAADARRLNASAAAYARDEWSDRWVPVAADRGGAYVLVDHGDSPDRGRVFTWDPESGEGDSWSSLADLYSELRAALADRTPLLGCTYELVDGGVEWEDADLAD